A single genomic interval of Bacillota bacterium harbors:
- a CDS encoding helix-turn-helix transcriptional regulator gives MGNKTEIDNKAVGQRIRKEREKLGLSRQEFAEIIDLSDYYVGQLERGERQMSLPVLVKVANCLHVSLDYLIFGIFGKTSDNAYFVNEMHNVYGTYDCNKNKEIYNLLNKCSPKELELIKKLIKTILPYMNKN, from the coding sequence ATGGGAAATAAAACAGAAATAGATAATAAAGCAGTTGGGCAACGAATACGGAAAGAAAGAGAAAAACTTGGTCTTTCAAGGCAAGAATTTGCGGAAATAATAGACCTTTCAGACTACTATGTGGGGCAATTGGAACGGGGAGAAAGGCAAATGAGTCTTCCTGTCCTGGTTAAAGTCGCTAATTGTTTGCATGTTTCTTTAGATTACCTTATTTTTGGTATTTTCGGGAAAACTTCTGATAATGCCTATTTTGTGAATGAGATGCACAATGTCTATGGTACATATGACTGTAATAAGAATAAAGAAATATATAATCTGCTTAACAAATGTTCTCCTAAAGAATTAGAGTTAATTAAGAAGCTTATAAAAACTATCCTTCCTTATATGAACAAAAATTAA
- a CDS encoding GGDEF domain-containing protein, with protein sequence MKKKMYEYASVILVPGGLILWFITFFIDRWYNYNHVLVWMPFLIIYIISSMFCGIMIKKLYQQAHTDMLTGLCSRRYFYKKLSGMKAKSPVSLVLIDIDNFKSINDTYGHRIGDQVLRQFADILQNITRRNDIIARWGGEEFAVILFQTEDKEAFKIADRIRREVQEHIFSYKEITFNITVSIGIASTKAGANIDIEQFFKIADKALYKAKEKKNYVMVAEG encoded by the coding sequence GTGAAAAAGAAAATGTATGAATATGCTTCTGTTATTTTAGTACCAGGTGGGCTAATATTATGGTTTATCACATTTTTTATAGATAGGTGGTACAATTATAATCATGTTTTGGTATGGATGCCTTTTTTAATAATCTATATAATATCTAGTATGTTCTGTGGTATTATGATTAAAAAGCTGTATCAACAGGCTCACACTGATATGCTAACCGGTCTGTGCAGCAGGAGATATTTTTATAAAAAACTATCAGGAATGAAAGCAAAATCACCGGTTTCATTAGTTTTGATTGATATAGATAATTTTAAAAGCATAAATGACACATACGGGCATAGAATAGGTGACCAGGTACTACGGCAATTCGCCGATATTTTGCAAAACATTACAAGGAGAAATGATATAATTGCTCGATGGGGAGGGGAAGAATTTGCGGTAATCCTTTTCCAAACTGAAGACAAAGAGGCTTTCAAGATTGCCGATAGAATAAGAAGAGAAGTACAAGAACATATTTTTTCTTATAAAGAAATCACTTTCAACATTACCGTAAGCATTGGTATAGCCTCGACAAAAGCAGGAGCAAATATTGATATAGAGCAATTCTTTAAAATTGCCGATAAAGCCCTTTATAAAGCAAAAGAAAAAAAGAATTATGTCATGGTTGCGGAAGGATAA
- a CDS encoding aspartyl-phosphate phosphatase Spo0E family protein, with translation MSIENKIKIARNILNNAARMNMRKEILLKISQKMDKYIVEYYHKNLGLRGDTGEKENV, from the coding sequence GTGAGTATAGAAAATAAAATAAAAATAGCAAGAAATATACTTAATAATGCAGCCAGAATGAATATGCGCAAAGAAATTCTACTGAAAATAAGTCAAAAAATGGATAAATATATTGTTGAGTATTATCATAAAAATTTAGGCTTAAGAGGTGATACAGGTGAAAAAGAAAATGTATGA
- a CDS encoding polysaccharide deacetylase family protein, translated as MHKRNKENCFGILIAVIFLSFFLYACQANNVKITFILKKGNTNNSSIVSSKENTEEVMSIPILVYHHLLPDKENFFGNNAFIVSTDNFEKQMQLLKENNYNTISLNQLKAYLKGETTLTGKNVLITFDDGYKSTFVYAYPIMKKYLLHGVIFVVSGWIQNNRAPFNPKMLQILDWADIEASMDVFEYASHTHNLHWKNGNNESLLISSPEETVYDDFLKSKEMLKTGSIAYPYGEYSEATLLVLRKLEYEMGFTINEGDVKPGDDIYRLKRHVIYRDTSLEEFKKIIGLK; from the coding sequence GTGCATAAAAGAAATAAAGAGAATTGTTTTGGTATTCTAATTGCCGTAATTTTTCTTTCTTTTTTTCTGTACGCATGTCAGGCAAATAATGTGAAGATAACCTTTATTCTAAAAAAAGGTAATACAAATAACAGTTCAATTGTATCTTCAAAAGAAAATACCGAAGAAGTCATGTCAATTCCAATCTTGGTTTATCACCACCTTCTGCCTGACAAAGAAAACTTTTTTGGCAATAATGCTTTTATAGTATCTACAGATAATTTTGAAAAACAAATGCAGCTACTTAAAGAAAATAACTATAACACTATTTCCTTAAACCAGCTTAAGGCTTATCTTAAAGGAGAAACAACCCTTACAGGCAAAAACGTCTTAATTACATTTGATGATGGCTATAAAAGCACTTTTGTATATGCATACCCTATAATGAAAAAGTATTTATTACATGGGGTTATTTTTGTTGTAAGCGGATGGATACAAAACAACCGTGCACCTTTTAATCCGAAAATGCTTCAGATTCTTGATTGGGCCGATATTGAAGCTAGCATGGATGTTTTTGAATATGCAAGCCACACTCATAATTTGCACTGGAAGAACGGAAATAATGAGAGCCTTCTTATTTCCTCGCCTGAAGAAACAGTATATGATGATTTCTTAAAAAGCAAGGAAATGCTGAAAACCGGAAGCATCGCATACCCTTATGGTGAGTATTCTGAAGCAACTTTGCTAGTATTAAGAAAACTGGAGTATGAAATGGGCTTTACAATTAATGAAGGAGATGTAAAGCCGGGAGATGACATATACCGGTTGAAAAGGCACGTTATATACAGGGACACCTCACTGGAAGAGTTTAAAAAAATAATAGGCCTGAAATAG